Part of the Quercus lobata isolate SW786 chromosome 6, ValleyOak3.0 Primary Assembly, whole genome shotgun sequence genome, AGCACTTTTTTAACTGTAAATAACTAGATGTCAAGCAAAATAATTAACTTGTACTGCGCCAAAGAGAAGCACTCTTGACTTTCATATTACAACCACAAACTATCATCATGATCAAGTCACCCAAATGTCCATGTTTCAAGTCAGCTATTACCTCCACTCAAGAATCTGAGGGTGGCTGCTCCTGCTGTAGATGTGGCCATGCCGACTGAGTCATGTAAGGCCGAGTCTGTTGGCCATAAACTTGATCCATTACCGGCTTGCCCATGATCATCCCTGGAGCACCAACCTGTGAAGAATGCTGAGGTTGCATGTAATAGTAAGGAAGAGCATCACCTCCAACTGGAAGATTCCCAGCTCTTGGGATCGATGCAAGTACTTCATCCTTCAAATCCTCCCTTGGAACAATATCAACCAGAAAATCAAATATATCAGTCCTTGTAATTGCAGCTGCAATGTCATTTTTCTGGAGTGTCCTCCTTTTGTTCTCCTCCGTGTGATTCCAAGACCTAAGTGTCAACTCTAGAATGAACATTTCACAGGCCCTGGCAAATATGACCGGGGCTTCAGCTGATATCATCCTTACATCCTCATCGGCTTTCATAATCTTCTTAATTCTAGCCAATGGCAGGCTATGGTTCTTGAAATCAGAAGTCTGCTCAATCTCTTGGTACTGATTTGTCCAAAAATTTTGGAGCTGTTGTTGcagttgctgttgctgttggtGGTGAATGTGCTGATAAGCAAGTTGGTGTTGTGCAAGCTGAGCTGAAGAGGCAGAGAGTCCTGCTGTCTGACTAGGAGACTGCATAGTTCCCACTGATCCAGGTTGGGAGGCCCCAATCATTTGGTTCGATTGATATGGATTGAGGCCATATGGCACTTGACCTGCAGGCTGACCATGCCCTAGCTGATCCATACTGGCTTAGGTTCACTTGGAATGAAATTCTTTATGCTTCTAAATAAGcaatcaaaaaaacaaaaaaattgaatgaacaAATACAGTTAATAACTTTCCATGAAAGAAAATGCAAGATCTAATGTATAGACATTGAAATAAACAGCACAAATTGTAAACTCTTCAATTCAACATAGAACACAACTTTTGGTACTCCAAGCCCATGAATCTGATATAGTCCAAACCTAAGCTTAAAAACAAACCAATGCAAAAGATGTCAATGAAAAATCATTAGATCTGTCGTACTGAATTGCTAAGAAACAGGAGACCGGTCACCAGTACAAGCCATTAGGCTCACGTGAGTTCTCTTCCTACCTAACAACTTCGTACCAAATAATGAAGAATCTCATTGGTACTGGAAGCATGTGTCATGAATGATGTCACCCATAATCTCATACAGTATGTCTAAGAAATTAAGCTTTCAATCTGAATTGGGAAAGAAGACTATTTATATAGTGACATCTTATCAACAgtctaaatagtaaataaagtaaaaaattgaaacaaaaatattaattgcaTGTAATATATCTATCTAGCAAGCCATCAAAAACTAAATACCATACTTCCACAAGTAACAAGAActtgcaacaacaacaactaaaaCATTAACAGAAACATCGCAACTTAATCTCACATAGAGCACATACAACACTGATTCACAATCAATCAACTAAATTCTTTATGATGTGGACTGTGCTCTGGAAGTATCTAATAATTACTCAATCTGATCAGTCAAAAGGGCCAACAAAAAACCCGTCAGAAAATCACAATTAACAGCAGAAATTCCCATTTTCCCAACTATAAATTCACAGTCTTTGATTCCTAAAACCTAAGCTTCCACCACAAACACACAGACACACTACCAACTAAACGAGCTGTCGTTTACACATAGGAACACCAAACAAACACGGCGTaacttcttttgctttttttaatcATACAACATACGACACGTATACGTATGGACATACGTCCGTTACGTATACAGAAACTAAAAGAATTACTCTTAACTAACTacacaaaagaaaccaaacaaaaaaacacacacagacacacacaaacacatacagGACCACATCGTACTAAGCCGTTATTAGCGAATTCCAAAGGTTTCCAAAAAGCCGCAACTAACAATTTAACTACCATACCTAACTAAATTTACTCagataaatttcaaaaaaaaaatatatatataccaaaaaaaaaaaaatcatcgaATTAATATCTGGTGAACAAAAGTTaatatgaagaaaataaaagagagtgagtgagagagagtagTACCTAATCCGGTGAGTTTTAGTGGGATTTCTGGGTGAGGTTTCAATGGGTGAAACCCTAAGAGAGAAGACTTTTTTgactaagaagaagaagatgaagaagctaaagaaagaagaagaaagcaacGGAGACTATGACACAGTGAGGACTATAGCATAtgctctatatatataatatataatatatgaaattattatgttggaaaaataataaaactttattttagtatagtttattattatttagtactttaagaaaagaaaataaaataaaataaagagtgggtgtatgtgtatgtatggaAGTGGAGGAAGGGGTGGGAAGGTGGACTTTTTAATGGGGATATCTATGCTTTTAAAGTCTCTCAACTCGACCCTCAAAGTCTCTCAACTCCACTataaaggaggaaaaaaaaaaaaaaaaagcaccagTTTGCTTCGTCGTCTGATTATGTCTTTCCGTTTGCCTTTTGCCACTCTCTTCACGATTTTGCCCCCACCTACTGTATTAAATTATTGACTTTCTACTATTTAAaatctgtttggatactgcttatttattgaaaactaaaaatttattattaaaaatattgtaacaaaataattttttaaaggcaaaatactatagcaaaacTCATGGCTGTGTTTTTCAATTCTTGGTGGTTCGTGAACAGTACCCATAGAACCtactaaaaaaatgcaaaacgtGGAAAACTCTCTACGCAAATGAACGGTTAGATTAGGCCTTATTTAATgggtataagtttttttttatttaaatatataatatttcaaatttataggGTCGGTTTcttaggatctgtttggataccgcttattgctgaaaacacaaaacttattgctgaaaacactgtaacaaaataatttttaaactataaataGTGCCCGTGGAACCCAGATTTATTGACTCTTGTTGCGTTTTTCGTACTTGTGGGTCTCGTGAACAGTGCGTGGGACCCAGGAAAAAACGCAAAATGCTTGCCGCCTTCTCTATGCAAACGCACACTTAatgattgttctttatcattataccaAAACACCAATATGCCCATAGATCTCTTATTCGACGATAATgaactttactagttgaattaACTAGAACATACAATGAATTGCCATCAacttgctttgctttgctttgaaTAAAGATagtttattttatagtttagaTTAGTGTATATAAATAGTAGGTAGGGTGGTGTTCGGAACAAAGGAGAATCACAAGGGATGCAGTTTGAGTCCAGTGCTATATAATATATTAGACTTGATATGATATAAAGTATGTGTCCACCTcgtattagattttttttttttttttttttgataaccgcCTCATGTTAGATTCAGTACACAAGAGCACTCGACCTAAACTTTATCTAACCACAAGGAGGACAACGACAAAATTGGCAATGGTTGTCTAACTACTTAGTGTTTTGGTAGACTCCTCGACAAACTAAGACAAATAGACTTCCCTAGATCATCATGACTAATCTTGATGCGTTGGTTTTAGATCCTTAGGATCAGTTTGGAttccacttattttgctgaaaattgaaaactaaaaactaaaaattgaaaacaataaaaaaaatttaaaaaaaggtaCTGTTCATACGCAGGTTACTGTTCATTTGTGTGCAAGAGGTgctagtttaaaaaaaaaaaaaaaatgggaagagTTTTGTGGATAATTTTAATAGGTAGAAATTATGAAAACAATACTATCTTTAACTTTGTGAATTTTGGGTTATCGTGAGGGTTGGTTGCATCTTGGATCTATTCCCCCAGGAGGCAAAGGGGAAGGTGAGGGTTGGTTACATCTTGGATTTATTCCCCCAAGAGGCAAATGGGAAGGTTTTGACATTTCTTTGTCCTCTTTAGACCGGCTAAGAGGGCGTAAGCTCAACATAACTTTTCCAAGTGACAAATTGGGCTCCTCTTTTTTAAGACTAGTAGCATTTCATGCTTATCTGTTTAGTAGGTAAGATCCTAATGTTGATTAGTGGCAGAAATATACTCCCAAGGCTTCCTAAAGAGAAGGCTCACATAGCTTCTAGGAGAAGACTCATTACTTGGGGGGGAAAAATCGATCGATTTGTTGTACAACCAAGCTAGAATATAGTTCAATTGAGTTTGGTCCCATTAACACCAACTTCATTACAAACCCGAGAGTATGAGATATTGTCAATCCTCATAAATGTAAATGTGTACATAGTAACATATCATTTAAAATCATATTTCATTAAATAAGGGATGATTATTGATTTTAGATTACATAATACTATATTCACATTTAAATTTGTTCACTATCAAATCTTTGCAACAAATTAGACTTACTTTAGTGTATTTGTACAATTTATTTGTAAGTAAAAtgatctaataaaaataaattatcccaaacaaaccctaaataCATTAGTCTTGATATTCTTTTGCCatttgagatgaaagaaggaTTCCCAACTTTTTCATTTCGGTTGTGTCTTGATTCTCTTGAACCCTTTGGAAGAAGATGAAGTCTCTTcctcacttttttattttttattaataatatcttctcattattcaattaaagaaaaaaaaaaagtggggtCTTTTAGCGAGCTTAATGGGTTACCTCATCAAAGGCTTAGTTTATGGTCAATGACTAAAATGCGAGATAGATACGCCATGTGTCCATCTCTAAACAAGTCCATTTTGATATAGGTGACGCGTCTAACTCACATTGAGTGCACAAATTCCATAGATGCTCCCTCAGGCAAGTAAGAGTGGGAGAGAGATTCCATTgcattgtaatttgtaaataattggtaagactttttttttttagtgccaATCCAATATTctaattcattttaaattatggaTCATTTTACCTAATCATGCAGAATTTCAACGATGCTCCATTAGGTCTACATCAATTTTTAGGCAACGTGAAAAGCTACTTCTTTTTTAACTAGATTCCGGAGTtgatgactaaaaaaaaaaaaaaaaaatcaatctaaaatTTGATAGATAATAACcgtatcatattatatataataaaagttgagtttagATGCCGTAGTTATGCCATGTGACTTTATCAAATtacagaaattttattaaatttttagatttttaaagaactaaaaagaaATAGTATACTACCACAattctaattcattcttatcattaaataaaattatattaacattatttttttttatttgttacgatatatttcttaaattaagggataatatttaacacacaacaatataatttagataatatatatcatataattaacattattttttcatttgttaggatatatttcttaaattaagggataatatttaacatacaaaaatttaatttagataatatttatcatctaaattttcaaaattttaattctactctaattaaaagtctatcttaaaaaatttctaaatttaaatctcGTCCCACGtttttgttgtttctattttccttaagttgcaacttaaattttattaattattattattattaaattaatattattttatcaaaatatcaagttacaaaacttgattattaatGGATAagcaaaatccaaattcttcaagaggtAATTAATATAAACCTATCCCAAGAAATAgtatatactagtattatgcccgtgcgatgcacggcttaattaaaattcaaatgtaaacaatttttttattaatttccttaaaattataaaataaaataaacaataaaaaataaatgaatattttacttttaagttatataatgaatgcatattGTGTGAGACTAAAGTGTTttaaaagcatatatatatatatgtgtgtgtgtgtgtgtgtgtgtgtctaaaATAATTGAATGGAAGATGGTAGATAACTATGTAACTAATATAAAATGAgatacataaaagaaatataaaagggTTTTTCATAATATATTGAGATTTAAGGCTCaagtaatatttaaatagaaaaaccttgaatttaataattaaaagctattaaaaaaaatgattgaaagcATATTTAAGTGGAAACCTCAATTCAGTAATTAAGAATAATCTAAATaactaaacatttaaaaatataaagtagagagacatatatgaaaatataatttttgtccttgaaagcATGGGAGAAAACACTGAAACTTGAGTGATTttcacccaaccaaaaaaataaataaattcattagcATTGAGATATGATGAGAATTGAGAAGTGATACCTTTCAATAGTAACATCCATTTTGGCCTTTAGTTCTGCAATTTAGTGAAGTCACGTGGCGCAACCACGGCGTCTaagtccaacttttattatatataatataatatgatatgatatgatatgatttccattaatttgataatatttatctatgccaaaaaatagtatatatctccattaatttgataatttccacgttgatgacatttaaaaaaaaaaaaaaaactatcaaaataagaaGTTTGAGAAAAAGCCTCCAAATGAACACAAGAGGTTTGACTTGAAGAAGCTTTCATACGAGGAAAGGAATGCCAAATTGATTGAGAGATTGAAAGCTTTTAACTCCATAGCCGATGATGATGAGGATAATGAGTTAAAGTAGTGTTGGATTTAGTGCTTAATATTTGTTGATTATCTAtgatacattttgtttttttgtcagCGCAACTAAGAACCTTgccatgtttttctttttgttaaatttgtcatttttgcaGGTCGTCTTTGATCATCTAGATGTTTAACTAGATATGAATTTTTgcatcatttatatatataaaaatatatatcaaccacgttctctttctctcttttttatttttatttagtattagCATTACATTGATTCTTCATCTCAAATATGAGGCTTCCATTGCTACTATGGATAGGTACGTATCTCATGCAAGCATATTttgaatgctttattattttgctaGATGTGATTAGGCTCAAAAGTATAtgcttcattatttttctaGATCATTTAAATACACTAAACCTAAGTTAAtaggatttattttatataatttatcaaacaaaatgaaataaattttgtcAAGTATGATTTATTCATGTTGTTccctttttactatttttattttgaatatcagcatttatttatgtaaagtGTGCATAGAATTACGTATCCATTTGcaacattaattaatatattttttgttaattattagtataattttctattcccaacaaattcttcattaatctttttatatttttggttttaaattgcaaaattttgggCCATCAttataaaataggttttttttttcccttgcgATTATGGAACGTATTTGACTAAAGTAGTAAAATAAAAGTGgaaatgatagctctttatagaaaaaatttattttaaagctTGGTATTAAATGGTCATAGACTCATATGCAATTTTACAATCTATATggttcaattattttattttattttatttaactcggtttaatttttttcttgattttgttttccaGGTTTGTCATAAAAGATTCCAAGCATCCTAAGAAAGGTGTGTAATCTATAGGTAGAgctatgcatttttttttctttttcatttacacGTAGTGTCTCTCTTACAATTCaaactattcattttctttttgtttcttaaataaattttgtattatatgaatttatgtATGAAATCGTGCAGCGTACAGGAAGCAAAAATTATGATAGGTTCTATAAttagaacaaattaaaaattattattcttcGAATAGTTCTATCTCTTAAAAGTGgccaatttttataatactatgtctaaagattttaataaagaacaatGACAAAGAAGAATAAGGATACTCTAAAAACATAGTGTACAAGTATTCAAAGAttttccaaaggaaaaaaaaaatacttctaacattttttaatcattgatattatttttaacaatacttCAAGTCACTAACAAATTAGtacttattttgttataataattattaaaatatataattatttatacatatattttataagtttttttataaaactgtgCAACGCATGGGCCTATAACTAGTAATAGTATAAAACGTAAGCAATTGAATCTTTTAGAGCCCTCCTCTGATGGTGCCACATCAATATCTGAAAGCTCCCTTTCATGtcagtattttaatttttaaagttatataaaaaaaaaaaaatactaacttgtgtcaattgaaatcaattaaaacTCATTTATCACAAGTTTTATAGGACTAAAGCAACCTTGCATTAACcgttttttatctttaattataattaaactatattTGATAGACTAAAATTCATTTATGCTAGGACttctttataaatttaaattcccTGCTGGTacaatttctttgtttctttgttttggtaTCATGTTTGCTTTTTATctgatttaataaattagatattataatttttaacatgcatgtaaTTTAACAATATTATGATTAGATTGGTCTTTTTTACTGCAGGTAGCTTTGTATTTGAAGCCTTTAGAGTTTGAAGAAAACTGAagttactataaattttactatataaatattatcaaaatacaatttacaAGAAGAATCTTAAAAGCTAACATGATAATTTACCTTAGCTAGCTACTGGATCTCGCTGGTGCCACCTAAACGATAGGTAGGCGATGTGAGACCGACCGGTCGAACAGAGACAAAAGTCGGCTATAGTGATCCAGGAGTCTCGTGTGGAAGGGCTCTCACTCAACAGATCAAAGGTACACCAGGGATAACAAGCTAATGACCCCCAAGAGCTCTTATTGACTGGAAACGCGCTTCATGTTAGTAGCGAGGAGGAGAAAGAATAGAAAGCTTAtgatgaaaaagaaagtttgTGCTTAAAAATTAACACATCATTTTATAGGGTTTATACAGTAAAATTTATATCACCCTTAACATCACtcctagtattttttttaactagtatttttttaaactctctctctctctctctctctctctctctctctctctctctctctctctctctctctatatatatatatatatatatatatatatatatatatatgtatatgctTATAGATCTCATCACCCAAAATTGGATCTAATGATTAAAGTTATGGGGTATGGCCCTGGGGTATGTTATAAGTTTGAACCTTTGGGAACAAACAAAAAGGTGATGTTTATTTGACTTAAGAATTGTTACCTTCTATTTCTCCTAAAATCATTGGCTGGTGCTCTAGGTAGGGTTGAGGTTCAACTATAATTCAACTTACACCAGAGGGTGTCAGTGGATTTGTCACTTAAAGATCAGTTTTTTGTCTTAAACTTTAACTCCTCCATAAGTTGTTGTATGTGAATGTGTGATATAAAAGCAACTAAAAGTCTGCATAATGTACACTcataaaaacattatttttcaaAGCTAAAAAACCCAAACGCGTGCTGTGAAGTTAAGGAGAGAAGAAAAGTAACAcacataaaactaaaactaaaaaaaaattattaatttttttttctattgaatgataaaaaaatttaaaaaaaaaacctatacaTGCTTCTTTTCAACTGATAACT contains:
- the LOC115950502 gene encoding nuclear transcription factor Y subunit C-9-like — encoded protein: MDQLGHGQPAGQVPYGLNPYQSNQMIGASQPGSVGTMQSPSQTAGLSASSAQLAQHQLAYQHIHHQQQQQLQQQLQNFWTNQYQEIEQTSDFKNHSLPLARIKKIMKADEDVRMISAEAPVIFARACEMFILELTLRSWNHTEENKRRTLQKNDIAAAITRTDIFDFLVDIVPREDLKDEVLASIPRAGNLPVGGDALPYYYMQPQHSSQVGAPGMIMGKPVMDQVYGQQTRPYMTQSAWPHLQQEQPPSDS